The segment CCTGCCATCCTCTTTCCGCGCCGCCCGAATCTCCGTGGTCTTGTTTTTCCCTTTGGATTCCGGACTGCCCAAGGCCTTCGCCGCTTTTGCCGCATCCACGATTTTCCGGGTTTCCTTTTTCGCTTCCCGCCTGTACTGGTCATTGATCGGACGGTAGGCCGCCTCATTCTCCTTCTTCATCTCATACAGTTCCAGATATTCTTTCCACGACATTCCCAGGAAGCTCTTCTGCTCATCTCTTAGAAAACTCAGCGGGATCGTGATCAGCCTGCCGTTTTCCATCCGGTAAATCCGGTCCACCAGACGCGGATCGTAGCGGATTCCGGAAATCTTTATCGACTTCTTTTCTTCCCGGTTCATCTTCATGCTCAGTTCCAGAAACCAGCTGCTCTCATCCCAGTAATACAATCCCTTGTAGGAAATGCCTTTCCCCGAAGCACGGAACGGAATATCATTTCTTAACAGGGCGAAATACAGCATGTCCCTGTTTTTATCCGTCACCTGCCTCGGCGATTGGATATTCCGAATGCCGTATTCCCAGATTGCCATGGGGCATTGAACAATTCCGCTTTCGATCATCTCCCTGGTATAGGGATAATTCGGGCGGATCTGGCGGTTAAAATATTTCACGAACTGGTACATCATGCTGCGGCTTTCCTCAATGGTAAGGACTGCCTTTTGCTTGTGATTGGAATTGTACCGTCTGTAGGTCTCTCCCGCATCCACAAGCTGCGATTTCATCAGGGTCTGGAACTGATGGAAAAACTGCTCCACCGTACCTTTAAGGCTTCCGGTAGCCGGTGCAACAAAATGATGGTTAATTCCCATCTCCTTGCACATACGGGAAAACTCCTTTGATTCATACTCCGCGCCATGGTCCGTCCGGATGGAGGTCGGGATAAAGCGGGACGGGAAAAGTTCCGGCGTCAGCTCCACTCCATATCTTGCCGCTTCTTCCGTGTGATCGTCCAGCAGGGTGTACAGAAGATCCGTTATCCCCGTAATGCTGTTATTTTCAAATCCGATCCAGCAGGCCACCAAACAGCAGCTGTACACATCCACCGCGCAGTACATAACGCCCTTCCCAACAAGCTGGCTGCGGTTCCGAAGGGATACGTTGTAATTGTCCAGCTCCACTGCATCGATCTCCAGCATCTGTCCCGGATAATAGACTCCGGACTGAGCGTTTCCTTTGAGCAGCCGATGATTATTGCGTCTTTCCCTGGCATTCATCTTTGCCTGCTTCAAGGTCATGTTATTTTCCTCCAGTCTCCGATTGACGTAGTAATTAAAACGGCGATATGTAGGAGGTGCCAGTGCCGTATTTTCAAAATGCTCCGCTACCATTTCATCATATACGGCCTGTATCGTCAGCTTTTCGCTGCTGTTCAGGAACTGGGCAAAATACTCATCATAAATTGATTTTAATTTTTCATCGTTCTCTATACGATTGGGATCATAGTATTTTGGTTTTGCGCCGCGAAGCTTAACCATTGAACAACCGCTATGGTCAATCATTTTCCTTCGATCCATCAAGGAGTATTCATTTCTTCCTGACTGAAGATATTCCCTTACTTTTTTTCGGACATACTTAGGAGTACAGATAAATTGATCAATCAGTTTTAACAGTTCCGGTTTTGTCCTTTTCTTTGCCAGGTCATCCCAGTTCGGGTACAATTTATCCAACATATCTTCAATATAGTCCCGCTTCATCCGAATACTCGCTTTTTCATCGTCGGTAAGGTGTTCAATGGGATATCGTGCTTCCTCACTTGTATCAATTACAGCTTCATCCCTATTGAGAAAAGCGGAAAGGACCGTCTCATGCTCCCATTTGAAAATCATCTTATCCACGTTCATTTCTATCATCAGAATAAGTCCCCTGTGTTTGATCAGAATACGGTAAAGTTTTCCAAACAGGACAATTCTGTCGCCAATTTTAATTTCCTTCAGCATAATATCCCTCCAGTCGGATTTGTCCGGTATTCCCATCCCGCAGAGCCATCCGGTATCTGGCCTTTATATCGGGAAGCTCCCTGCACAATCTTGCATAGGGAACAGGACCGTTTTCCATATCAATACGGATTTTCTTGTGAGCCACCAGATATTTAAGCATATCCTCCTCACTGTTTACAAAGCGGGGATCATAAAATGCCATTGCCGCTTCCACGTTGCGGGTATATACCGGATTCAGATCGGTTCGGAACACGATTTTAAACTCTGCCCCGTGTCGTCTCCAATACTCCTGTTCTATCTTCTGCCGTTCCAGAATGCGCCTCTGCTTCCTGGGTTCGAGGTTGGGCTGAAAGAGCGCGGATCGGTCTGATTTTACGCTGTATGCGGTCATATTCCCATTCTCATACTCCACGAGCAGATCCGTACTCAGGATATGGGAAGGTCTTCGAAATTCAAATTCCGTACAAATTTCCGCGACGATCTCCGGCGCCAGCATCATCTGTTCCCTAATCTCTTTAACCCCATCCCAGAATCGGATTATCCAGAACAGCTCTGCCTCTCCCTGGGATAACAGTTCCACTTTTCGTCCGGCAATCGGATCATAAACGCTTACCGCCGTTCCGATGCTGCCAGACTCCCTTGCCAAAATGAATCCCGTATAATCCGGTCCTTCGCCCAGACATCTCTTTTCATCCAGCTTCGTTTTATCGCTTTTCACATTATCATCTCCTGCAAAGTTATCTATGGTAATTATGGACCGTCCCCTTGATTCCTTTCTTTCAGTCTTTCTAAAAAAATTTCTGCGTCATCTGCGATCCAATCATTTTTATTTTTGCACGCTTTCATATTGACTGTATATAATTTAATATTTTGATTTTAGTAAATACTGAGTATTTGTCAATTCCAAAATTTCTTATACTTTTCCCACAGATAAATGATTTATGACTGTTTTTCTTTTATTTGTATGTCTAATTTTATATCATATAGTCTTAGACTGTATTATCATTAAAATTTAAAACAGATGCTATACATTTTCCTCTTGCCATGGTAATCTATTTTTATATTAGGGGGCTACAATGATATGGAAATCAATAAAACACTAATGATGGAACGGTTGAAAAAACTGCGGCAGGAAAAAGGATTCAGTCAAATGGAAGCGTCCGATTATGTCGGTGCCGGCACGGGCACCTGGCAGCAATGGGAAATCGGTCAGCGCATACCTCGCGATATCGCCATAATCGCCATTGCCGCCAAGTATAACGTGAATGTCGGCTATATCTGCGGGACGACGGACCAGCGCCTTCCGGATCTGGTAACCATTCCCCGCAATCAGCTGGAAGAAGGGGATTGGGAAGCCATACAGCAGTATTTGCAGCTTACCCAAGAAGAGAAACTGTTTGTTCAGCAGGTGCTTGAATTTGTCAGGCAGCACCGATAGCATGCATCAGAAACGCTGTGGAATCTCATATGGAGCTTCTGCGTAATTTTCGTACTCTGCTTCTATATGTGGATCGCTATCATAGGGAATATGCCGGGAGCGGCAGGCATACATCGCCATGCAGCCGGCATATTCCGCTCCGGCCAGTACTCCGTCCTCATAGACCGGCTGTACTGCCGTTCCGATCGCTGTCTGCTGATCCCAGTCACGTTCCAGCAATTCCGGCAGTTCTTCTTTAATCCCAAGGAGCTGCAATGCCTCATCCATCGATCCGACACGCTCCGCATATTCACAGGCGATCGCCAGCATTTTTTCGTACTCCCGGTTTTCAAGCATTCTTTGACAGATTTTCTTTAATTCTTCCTTCAAGCCTTCGTAAAATGCCGCATGGTATGCAAATGGTACAAGATCAAAATACAGGTTTTTCAGTGCTGACATACAATCACTCCTTTTTTCGTTCAGTAGCCGCCTCAAATTCCTCGTCCGGTTCAAAGCCCGTACCAAGGAACATGACAAAATTAATATGGCTGCGGATTTTATCCCTTTTCGCTTCATATTCGGCCATGTTGCGGACTCCCATCTTTTCTAATTGCGCCAACGTCAACGGATTCTTAGTCGGAAAATCAGACATCTCCATCACCTCCTCTGTCTTTCGTGTCGCGAATCAGCAGCGTGCATCCCGGTGCTATTACGTTTTCCTGTGCTTTTACCGCTACTTTTATTGGTTGTGTTCCTGCATTTAAAATGTACGTGTCAAAAGTTTGCATCCACGAGTAGAATTCGACTCTGTCTGAGAACGGAAAATAACGATAGTCAATAGCCTGTCTTGTCTTACCTGTAAGACATCCTATAAGCACCGAGTCGCAAAACGTTCCAATATGTACAGTCGGAATTCTAATTTCTATGTTTTCACCACCGCAGCGAAAAGTTGCTCCAATATAGTAATATTCTGCTTCGCTATCCAGGACAATCAATACCCCATCTCTTTGTCCGGGCACCTCAAGCCGCCTTTCATACGTCTCTCGCAGTTCCTCGAAATTGGGAAAATAGCGCTTTCCAGGTTCATCAAACAAATGGAAGAAGGCTTCATTAAGTCTACAATAATATTCTGAATTTTTTGTTTTGATAATCGCCGTATCATTAACAATTGTTACCGTAGATATTGCGGATGTGTGGATCTTTATCCCGTCCGCAAGGCGCTGATGGCCATGGACAATCCCGTGGGCAATGCAGCCTTTCCACTCTCCTTTTCTGACTGCCGTAATATACCAGTATTTCAATGTTTTCATTTCGAACCACCTCATATAAATCTCAAAGTGTAATGTCTAAATACGATCCACATCAAGTTTTGCTCCACAAGCACACCTGATCTCCGTCAGCATGCCGATTGAGGTCGGTGTAAAACGGTATTCATAACCGCCTCCGATGCAGCCATAATACTGGCTGCCATCCGGTTTCCGATACTTGCATTTATGTGTCTTCTGCCAATGTCTAATCCGTTCCCATTCGCTGGCATCAAATCCAAATGTCATCCCGATTTTATCGGTTATTCCTTCTTCGCCTCGGCCAGCAGGCCTCTTCTGTTTTCTTGGATTCCGTTTTAATTTTCCAAAGATCATTACTTTAAAAATACTTTTTACCTTCCTGGATTTCATAAGCAATCTGTCCTTTCCCTAGTCCATCAGTCTTCCGTATTCGTCCAGTTCGATCTCCTTAACACGTTCCCTGCCCTTGTAATAACCGATATACCACGGCTCCTGCGGTGATACATACACGATCCGCCATTGGGTCCAATAATTGTCCCGTATCACCACCGCACGGGTTTTACAGCGGCAGATGGCCGTGTTCTCCCCTTCTCTTATCTGCGAATATAAATAGTCTTCCAGTTCAGCCATGGAGAACGGTGACTGATCTTCCAGCTCCAGAAAAAAACGGGCCAGCCGGATCCGGTCTTCCGTCTTTTGGGGACACTCTGTGCCAAATTGTGACGGGACAATCGGGGCCTCTTCATACTCCGTAAAGATTGCGACCGGAACGCTGTCATCGTAATGCTCTTCATCATTGTCCCGCATTTCCTTCAAAAACCTCGCCGACTCCCTTACGGCGGATTCCCGCCAGCTCCTGATTTTTTTTGCCTCCAGTGCCCTCTCCGCTTGGGCATATGCCTTCTCATATATCTGCATTTTCATGATATCGGCTTCATACTTTTTCTCGAACAGATTATACTCGTCATCCGTGCAATCCTTTCCCAGCTCCTTCAGAGCCGCCAGGATCTCGTCCGTAATGTCCGGACAATACTTGCGCACCCGTTCCTCTCCCAACTGATCCAGAATCGTTTTCAAGGCACCGACAGCAAAACTGATACTGTACCCCTCAAGCCACAATGCATCCAATAATGTATCGCTCATTCCTATTTCCCTTTCAAAAATCATATTGACTCCGACTCCATATGTGATACGCGTCCATATGGATCCATACGGACTCTAACAACTGTCTCATGTCCCCGCCTATACTGGATATACCAGGGATTATTTCTGGATACATATTCAATTTTCCACAAAGCCGGAACCTCGCCTGTAATAACCACATGATTTCCGGATCGGAGTACGGTGCCTTTCGGACAATCGCTCAAACCTCTCTCTGCTTCCTCTTTGGAGCTCCATTGTTGATTTTGCCTCCGAAGGAAATGTTTTGCCAGTCGTATCCTTACTTCCGTATTTTTCAGCTCATCTTTTTTAAACCCCTTCGGAAGGATATAATCCCTACCGACAGAAGAATACAACGCAATCGGCACTTTTCTTTTAAGGGCCTTTTTCGTAACTTTGGCTTCATCTGCAGTAACCAGGAACCCGGCAGCCTCATTCATGAGGCTTTTTACAGCTTCCTGCTCTTCTTCTTCCCTGAGGGCCTGCCTGGCTTCTTCTCCCAATTCTTTATACATATCCGTTTCCACCAGGATTCCTTGATATTTTTTTGTAAAAGCTCTATCTGCCTCAAAACTCTTTCCGGCATTTCGTAAATCTTCCAGCATTTCATCCGTTGCACCTGGGCAAAGCTTCCTGACATTTTTCTCCCCTTCGATTGTCATAACTATCTTAAGTTCTGACAGGATTCGTCCCAACTTATAGCCATGGATCCACATGCTGTCATACATTGAGTCTCCCATTACTCCCCATCCCCTTTTCTTTCCATATAGCCCTCCAGCGCACCATCCAGCAAGTCTAACGAGAGCGTGAAGGTATATGGCCCATACTCCCCATACGCCTCCGGCCGGCTGATCACATAGATTTCGACCCCTTTATCTGTCCATTTTCTCGCAAAATCAATCAGCTGTTTTCGATCCTGTACCTGTGCCGAGAAGCATCCGTCCCTGCCCGGTATGATCGCCACCGCAAAGCAGCTTCTCTTATCTTTTTTGTCCGTCTTTTTAGAGAGTTCTTCACTGTCTACCACATACATGTCGAGGAACCCGGCATCTCGCAAATATGAAATCCCATCCAGGATTCCAGCAACATATGTAAGGGTCAGCTCGCACTCATTGGCCTCCATCCGTTTCTCCAACATTCTTTCGATGGTTTCCTTATGTTCCTCTGGCAGCGGCAGGTCCATGTACTTTTTATCCGCCTCACAGACTGCTTCCACTTTCTCTTTGTGCAGATCCCAGCCCACACCATACACATGTACCCGTTTCTCCCGCAGGGCCGTCCCCAGCTGCAACAGCGTGTCATACAGTTTTTCCTTCTCAGTCATCATCCTTTTCCTCCTCAACAGCCAATATTTCATCGATTTTTACGTTCAGGATCTGGCTTAACCCGTGCAGATGAGTTACCGACGGCAGGTTGACCCCATGCAGCCACTTGTAGACTGCCTGACACGAGTCGATTTCCAGCCAATTCTGGAGCTGCGTGACCGTTATCCCCCGGTCTATCATCATCTGCCGGATCTGCATTCCGGTCCGCTTCTTTGAAATTTTCCTGATTTTCCTTATCCTGACCCCATCCGCCGTACCCTCCTTTTCTCCCGAAAAAACAAAAAAGGCACAGCAGATACTGTCCACTCAAGGACATAATATCTACTGCGCCTATTGGCGTTCTACATATCCAATATTTGCTTTTCTTTATACTTTAAGTTTAATGGATGCCCATCCGATTGTCAATGACTTTTTGCTTTTTTTACCCATTTTTCAGAGCCTTTCCGGCTAAATCTGTCATCTTGATTCTTCCGCGATACATCCTTCCCCATAATCTTTACAGATAGATACCAGGACAAGGCATGGAGCGTATCAATTCCGGCCTGTCCTCTTTTTATTTTCACATATGGAAGGAGGAATCCCATGGAACGGCATACCTATTACCCCGTTGAGAATCTCATCACATTAAAAGCGGAGAACAATGCCCTCTTTTCCCAGATGCTTGCAGTCACCGGACGGGTTTATCGTCTCTGCCAGCCGGCGGAAACAGCCATTGCGGCTGCGGTTACATTCATGGACGTCGCGGAATACCTGGATCTGCTGGATTCCCTTGCGGAGCTGCTTCATGGCATAAACCAGTTTTTTAAGAAGCAGACCGGCAGACCGTTTTTTAACCGTATCCCCGATTATAACCGGTGGTGCGTCAAAATAGCGGTTGCTGCCGCGCTGTATCAGGAGGCGTCTGCACTGTAAGGCCGGACCCAGGCGGTGCCGTAAAGTCATCCGTTATGGAGGCTTTGCGGCACTCTCTTTTTATAGGTTCCATATTTTCATTTATTCCTTATGATTCCATATAGGTGGCATTTTATACTTATTGGTCTTCACTACACGGGTCTCTTAAATTTTCAGTTAAACAGCCGTATGTCATGAAATAGGAACGTCAGTTTATCAATCCGCTTATTGATATGCCAGTGCCCACAGTACCATTCCTTATAATCCAGCTTGTCCTCGATCGTGTCAAGCCAGTTTTCCGTAGACTTATCCACCTTGGACTGGTCAATCCCCGGCATGAAATGCTCCACCGGCTCGTATTTGCGGGGGCAGGTATGGGACAGTACCGCATCCACCTTCCAGCCGGCTTTATCCAATTGTTGTTCCACATACTCCTTAGTCTCATCGGAAGGCTGTTCGTCCGGAAACCAGCGATACCCCATCCGCAGCCGGTATTCCTTGTCCACGCTGTAGGCCCCGCCGATTGCCAATACGTCCTTCCCGCCAAGCCGGTAAATCTCCCCGTCCTTTGCAAACAGCAGGTTCGGGAATCGTTCTTCCTGATATACCATTCCGCCG is part of the Clostridium sp. M62/1 genome and harbors:
- a CDS encoding helix-turn-helix domain-containing protein; this encodes MMIDRGITVTQLQNWLEIDSCQAVYKWLHGVNLPSVTHLHGLSQILNVKIDEILAVEEEKDDD
- a CDS encoding helix-turn-helix domain-containing protein; the encoded protein is MEINKTLMMERLKKLRQEKGFSQMEASDYVGAGTGTWQQWEIGQRIPRDIAIIAIAAKYNVNVGYICGTTDQRLPDLVTIPRNQLEEGDWEAIQQYLQLTQEEKLFVQQVLEFVRQHR
- a CDS encoding integrase catalytic domain-containing protein; the encoded protein is MLKEIKIGDRIVLFGKLYRILIKHRGLILMIEMNVDKMIFKWEHETVLSAFLNRDEAVIDTSEEARYPIEHLTDDEKASIRMKRDYIEDMLDKLYPNWDDLAKKRTKPELLKLIDQFICTPKYVRKKVREYLQSGRNEYSLMDRRKMIDHSGCSMVKLRGAKPKYYDPNRIENDEKLKSIYDEYFAQFLNSSEKLTIQAVYDEMVAEHFENTALAPPTYRRFNYYVNRRLEENNMTLKQAKMNARERRNNHRLLKGNAQSGVYYPGQMLEIDAVELDNYNVSLRNRSQLVGKGVMYCAVDVYSCCLVACWIGFENNSITGITDLLYTLLDDHTEEAARYGVELTPELFPSRFIPTSIRTDHGAEYESKEFSRMCKEMGINHHFVAPATGSLKGTVEQFFHQFQTLMKSQLVDAGETYRRYNSNHKQKAVLTIEESRSMMYQFVKYFNRQIRPNYPYTREMIESGIVQCPMAIWEYGIRNIQSPRQVTDKNRDMLYFALLRNDIPFRASGKGISYKGLYYWDESSWFLELSMKMNREEKKSIKISGIRYDPRLVDRIYRMENGRLITIPLSFLRDEQKSFLGMSWKEYLELYEMKKENEAAYRPINDQYRREAKKETRKIVDAAKAAKALGSPESKGKNKTTEIRAARKEDGRELVRRDADAKGKLLLPETEVPEPAAVEIRQEAPMQPASMEEFLKMTEELSKFN
- a CDS encoding TnsA endonuclease N-terminal domain-containing protein gives rise to the protein MKSDKTKLDEKRCLGEGPDYTGFILARESGSIGTAVSVYDPIAGRKVELLSQGEAELFWIIRFWDGVKEIREQMMLAPEIVAEICTEFEFRRPSHILSTDLLVEYENGNMTAYSVKSDRSALFQPNLEPRKQRRILERQKIEQEYWRRHGAEFKIVFRTDLNPVYTRNVEAAMAFYDPRFVNSEEDMLKYLVAHKKIRIDMENGPVPYARLCRELPDIKARYRMALRDGNTGQIRLEGYYAEGN
- a CDS encoding metallophosphoesterase, with the translated sequence MAVYVTGDTHGDFRQIGDFCSVMGTKRDDVMIVLGDAGLNYFGDERDIARKTGVSRTRMTYLMIHGNHEMRPATVEGYRLIPWNGGMVYQEERFPNLLFAKDGEIYRLGGKDVLAIGGAYSVDKEYRLRMGYRWFPDEQPSDETKEYVEQQLDKAGWKVDAVLSHTCPRKYEPVEHFMPGIDQSKVDKSTENWLDTIEDKLDYKEWYCGHWHINKRIDKLTFLFHDIRLFN
- a CDS encoding DUF6718 family protein, producing the protein MMTEKEKLYDTLLQLGTALREKRVHVYGVGWDLHKEKVEAVCEADKKYMDLPLPEEHKETIERMLEKRMEANECELTLTYVAGILDGISYLRDAGFLDMYVVDSEELSKKTDKKDKRSCFAVAIIPGRDGCFSAQVQDRKQLIDFARKWTDKGVEIYVISRPEAYGEYGPYTFTLSLDLLDGALEGYMERKGDGE